From a single Brassica rapa cultivar Chiifu-401-42 chromosome A01, CAAS_Brap_v3.01, whole genome shotgun sequence genomic region:
- the LOC103851456 gene encoding U-box domain-containing protein 14 — MAKCHRNNIGSLIHDPPPTTSSGYHFRLWSTFSRSAFRRKILNAVSCGGSSRYRHELREEEKEERSYVTVTTEKKSTVKANTIAAALNGAAFEEKGKKSEKLCDLLNLAEVEADVETKMKEEALDALKRVVGELQAAAARGDDEGGECRKKIAAASEVRLLAKEDPEARVTLAMLGAIPPLVSMIDDESRDADARIASLYALLNLGIGNDANKAAIVKAGAVHKMLKLIESPNTPDQSIAEAVVANFLGLSALDSNKPIIGSSGAIIFLVKTLQNLDETSSSQAREDALRALYNLSIYQPNVSFILETDLITYLLNTLGDMEVSERILAILSNIVAVPEGRKAISSVCDAFPVLVDVLNWTDSPGCQEKATYILMLMAHKGYGDRQAMIEAGIESSLLELTLLGSALSQKRASRILECLRVDKGKQVLDSTGSCGALSAPIYGTRSNGLDHEESDLMMSEERKAVKQLVQQSLQNNMKRIAKRANLPQEFVPSEHFKSLSISSTSKSLPF; from the exons ATGGCTAAGTGTCACCGGAACAACATCGGTTCCCTCATTCACGACCCTCCTCCCACCACTTCCTCCGGCTACCACTTCCGCCTCTGGAGCACCTTCTCAAGATCCGCATTCAGAAGAAAGATCTTAAACGCCGTTAGCTGCGGCGGCAGCTCGCGTTACCGTCACGAGCTccgagaagaggagaaagaagaaagaagctaCGTCACGGTGACGACGGAGAAGAAGTCAACGGTCAAAGCCAATACCATCGCCGCGGCGTTGAATGGCGCAGCGTTCGAGGAGAAAGGGAAGAAGTCGGAGAAGCTCTGCGATCTGCTGAATCTTGCGGAGGTGGAAGCTGACGTGGAGACAAAGATGAAGGAGGAAGCTCTCGACGCGCTGAAGCGCGTGGTCGGAGAGCTGCAGGCTGCGGCGGCGCGTGGAGATGATGAAGGCGGAGAATGTCGGAAGAAAATAGCGGCGGCGAGCGAGGTGCGGTTGCTGGCGAAGGAGGATCCGGAGGCGAGAGTGACGCTAGCGATGCTCGGCGCGATTCCGCCGCTGGTTAGCATGATCGACGACGAGTCGCGAGACGCAGACGCTCGGATCGCTTCACTGTACGCTCTGCTCAATCTAGGCATCGGTAACGACGC gaACAAAGCAGCTATTGTAAAAGCAGGTGCGGTTCACAAAATGCTGAAGCTAATCGAGTCTCCAAACACACCTGATCAGTCTATCGCAGAAGCTGTGGTCGCTAACTTCCTCGGATTAAGCGCATTAGACTCAAACAAACCAATCATCGGTTCTTCAGGAGCAATCATCTTCCTAGTCAAAACTCTTCAGAATCTAGACGAAACAAGCAGCTCACAAGCTAGAGAAGACGCGTTAAGAGCTCTCTACAACCTCTCAATCTACCAACCAAACGTTTCATTCATCCTCGAAACGGATTTAATCACGTATCTCTTAAACACACTGGGAGATATGGAAGTGAGCGAGAGGATCCTCGCTATCTTGAGCAATATAGTGGCAGTCCCAGAAGGAAGGAAAGCGATCAGTTCAGTGTGCGACGCGTTTCCGGTTTTGGTTGATGTACTGAACTGGACCGACTCTCCCGGATGCCAAGAGAAGGCCACTTACATACTAATGTTGATGGCTCACAAAGGGTATGGAGATAGACAAGCAATGATCGAGGCGGGAATCGAATCGTCGTTGCTAGAGTTGACCCTTTTGGGAAGTGCATTGTCTCAAAAGAGAGCCTCGAGGATATTAGAGTGTCTTAGGGTAGACAAAGGGAAGCAAGTGTTGGATAGTACCGGATCATGCGGAGCCTTATCCGCACCTATCtacggtaccagaagcaacggTTTGGACCACGAGGAAAGCGATTTGATGATGAGCGAAGAGAGGAAAGCAGTGAAGCAGTTAGTGCAACAGAGTTTACAAAACAACATGAAGAGAATAGCAAAGAGAGCTAATTTGCCACAAGAGTTTGTTCCTTCGGAGCATTTTAAATCACTCTCTATAAGCTCCACTTCAAAGAGCCTTCCCTTTTGA
- the LOC103851420 gene encoding CHD3-type chromatin-remodeling factor CHR7 isoform X3: MYTPSILCGSSDISPPTKSEKRRDGSDEDADFDLNKDPTPEQVEGLAEREAVTPLTEMEKILDCQMRPMASNDLNSSDNVVKQYLVKWKGLSYLHCSWVPAQEFQKAYKFNPRLVFRVIRFHSAMESMSKNGEDFVSIHPEWTTVDRVIDCRGEDGGKEYLVKFKELSYDECYWESESDISTFQNEIQRFKDINSGYRRDKYVGHERSHEDLKQFDHTPEFITGSLNPYQLSGLNFLRLTWSKRALAVLDDEMGIGKTIQSIAFLASLFEENLDPYLVVAPVSTLRNWEREFATWAPHMNVVMYCGNSQARTVIRDHEFYFPKGHNKMTGINGESKQERMKFDVILTSCEMINVDTEILKPIKWKCMIVDEGHRLKNKNSELFNSLKPYTSEHRVLVRKNLDDEAAVLEEAHAIENKSSTSNYLEDSLKDKYESQQVEELNVLGKRKRNHKQKFGEDALRYQEAEQTDGEAAGQGNQMAYWPYNRRNPEANSAHEEPKPIDGEAARQGNQMAKRHYSRRTRDTSEPIPLIEGEGRYLKVLGFNELQRKKFIRTLERYGVGNYDWKEFVDPLKPRTYDEIKNYGILFLKHIVEDKDVNSPTFSDGVPKEGLICHDLLAKIALMMLIQKKVKLMKNHPTIPVFSDGIIDRFPGLRFKRGIFSNDECDRILLRAVSKNGVGRWSVIVTDIEFGINQLVQIELNRPFTSFITANGNVKETQIIVTDHIKRRFLILKEAIINEFAEEYYYGQKPSSLMRAQQNGLLDEPKNLFSDKFRLLTERALHKFARKNISRSLRGYGKRRRRRRSNRSHYDGLI; the protein is encoded by the exons ATGTACACTCCTTCGATCTTATGTGGTTCCAGTGATATTTCTCCGCCAACAAAGTCTGAGAAACGCAG aGATGGTTCCGATGAGGACGCTGACTTTGATCTAAACAAGGATCCGACACCTGAACAGGTTGAAGGACTTGCCGAAAGAGAAGCG GTTACTCCTCTTACAGAGATGGAAAAGATTTTGGACTGCCAAATGCGTCCTATGGCATCTAACGATCTGAATTCATCAGATAATGTTGTGAAACAATATCTTGTGAAGTGGAAGGGGTTATCTTACCTACACTGCTCTTG GGTGCCTGCGCAGGAGTTCCAGAAGGCCTATAAGTTCAACCCTCGTTTAGTATTCAGGGTGATCAGATTTCATTCTGCGATGGAGTCAATGAGTAAAAATGGAGAGGATTTTGTTTCCATTCATCCTGAGTGGACCACTGTTGACCGGGTTATAGATTGCCG CGGAGAAGATGGGGGCAAGGAGTATCTGGTGAAGTTCAAAGAACTTTCTTATGATGAGTGTTATTGGGAATCTGAATCAGACATATCAACCTTCCAAAACGAAATCCAGAGGTTCAAGGATATAAACTCTGGTTATCGCAGAGATAAATATGTAGGCCATGAGAGAAGTCATGAAGATCTCAAACAGTTTGATCATACTCCTGAGTTTATTACAG GCTCATTGAATCCGTATCAGCTTAGTGGGCTTAACTTTTTGCGGCTTACATGGTCAAAACGAGCTCTTGCAGTCCTTGATGATGAGATGGGGATAG GCAAAACAATTCAAAGCATTGCTTTTTTAGCTTCGCTTTTTGAGGAAAACTTGGATCCGTATTTGGTAGTTGCTCCCGTTTCCACTTTGAGAAACTGGGAGAGAGAATTCGCCACATGGGCACCACATATGAATGTG GTTATGTACTGTGGTAATTCTCAAGCTCGTACTGTTATTAGAGACCATGAGTTTTACTTCCCAAAAGGTCATAACAAGATGACTGGAATCAATGGAGAAAGCAAACAGGAGAGGATGAAGTTTGATGTCATTCTCACGTCTTGTGAGATGATCAACGTAGACACAGAAATCCTAAAACCAATCAAGTGGAAATGCATG ATTGTTGATGAAGGCCATcggttgaaaaataaaaattcagagTTGTTCAATTCGCTGAAGCCGTATACGAGTGAACATCGCGTTCTAGTTAG aaagaaCTTGGATGATGAGGCTGCTGTCTTAGAGGAAGCACACGCTATAGAAAACAAGTCTTCAACATCAAATTATTTGGAAGATTCGTTAAAAGACAAGTATGAAAGTCAGCAAGTTGAGGAGCTCAATGTTCTTGGAAAGAGGAAGAGAAACCACAAACAG AAGTTTGGCGAAGATGCGCTTCGTTATCAAGAAGCTGAACAAACTGATGGTGAAGCAGCTGGACAGGGAAACCAGATGGCTTATTGGCCATACAATAGAAGGAACCCCG AAGCGAACTCTGCTCATGAAGAACCCAAACCAATTGATGGTGAAGCAGCTAGACAAGGAAACCAAATGGCTAAAAGGCATTACAGTAGAAGGACTCGCG ATACCTCGGAGCCAATACCTTTGATAGAAGGAGAAGGGAGATATCTCAAGGTGTTAGGTTTTAACGAGCTGCAAAGAAAGAAATTTATAAGGACGTTAGAGAG GTACGGAGTTGGCAACTATGACTGGAAGGAGTTTGTTGATCCTTTAAAGCCGAGAACCTATGATGAAATTAAAAA TTATGGAATACTTTTCTTGAAGCACATCGTCGAAGACAAAGATGTTAATTCTCCAACCTTTTCAG ATGGAGTCCCCAAAGAAGGACTAATATGTCATGATTTACTTGCCAAAATTGCCCTTATGATGTTAATTCAAAAGAAG GTGAAACTTATGAAAAACCATCCAACAATCCCCGTTTTTTCTGACGGCATTATCGATAGGTTCCCTGGACTAAGATTCAAAAGAGGAATATTTTCGAACGATGAATGTGACAGGATCCTGTTGCGTGCTGTTTCTAA GAACGGGGTTGGAAGATGGTCTGTCATTGTTACTGACATAGAGTTTGGGATCAACCAGCTCGTGCAAATAGAATTGAACCGCCCTTTCACAAGTTTCATTACTGCTAACGGAAACGTAAAAGAAACGCAAATCATAGTTACTGATCATATAAAAAGACGGTTTCTGATTCTGAAGGAAGCGATAATAAACGAGTTTGCTGAAGAGTACTACTAT GGACAAAAGCCTTCATCTCTGATGCGTGCTCAACAAAATGGTCTACTGGATGAACCCAAGAATTTGTTTTCTGATAAGTTTCGACTATTAACTGAACGTGCTTTACATAAGTTTGCGAGGAAGAACATTTCCAGAAGCTTAAGGGGCTATGGaaaaagaagacgaagaagaagaagtaacaGAAGTCATTATGATGGACTGATTTGA
- the LOC103851445 gene encoding UPF0725 protein At2g20620 yields MYDVMLDEAKLWLDERKVESSSPPAPPVKEDSGYDYYYSSADDEMDPVEKAKYLQQVRDSDGFDVDFFYHPFGGIMPCGCNDSDTPLAKLLQYGTNLQFRSVEKVNAEAVSFVNYYITLEAVDPDNNNSLLSSFEYELIILEKRYRSRTLPMAMGPDAVDEFYTGKMPNWLQDDDDALIGVNKLQFHVVKDSELQDNEWLNLYAEIALSSERPDMETYLPLEVKKVVVRTKEDVEPSMKLKSSNAIFYTIFKTHRGHECKAIIRQTMDGIQGHMCLEVTCMLGK; encoded by the exons ATGTACGATGTTATGCTGGATGAGGCCAAGCTATGGCTGGATGAACGGAAGGTGGAATCGTCTTCTCCGCCTGCACCACCAGTAAAAGAAGATTCTGGCTACGACTACTATTATTCTTCAGCCGACGACGAGATGGATCCGGTGGAAAAGGCCAAGTATCTTCAGCAAGTTAGGGATTCTGAT GGTTTCGACGTTGATTTTTTCTATCATCCATTTGGTGGGATAATGCCCTGTGGATGTAATGACTCCGACACACCCTTGGCTAAGCTGTTACAATAT GGGACAAATTTACAATTCAGGAGTGTAGAGAAAGTTAACGCAGAAGCAGTTTCATTTGTCAATTACTATATTACTTTGGAGGCCGTGGATCCAGACAACAACAATTCACTT CTGTCTTCTTTTGAATATGAGTTAATCATTTTAGAGAAACGTTACAGAAGCAGAACGTTACCCATGGCTATGGGACCAGATGCTGTAGATGAATTCTACACAGGTAAGATGCCCAATTGGCTacaggatgatgatgatgcactTATCGGAGTTAATAAGCTTCAGTTCCATGTGGTGAAGGACTCAGAACTGCAGGATAACGAATGGCTTAATCTTTACGCTGAAATTGCATTGTCCTCAGAGCGGCCCGACATG GAAACTTATTTGCCGTTGGAGGTGAAGAAAGTAGTGGTGCGTACAAAGGAAGATGTGGAGCCGAGTATGAAGCTGAAGTCGAGTAATGCAATCTTCTACACGATTTTCAAAACCCACAGGGGTCATGAGTGCAAAGCTATAATAAGGCAAACAATGGATGGTATACAAGGGCACATGTGCCTTGAAGTTACATGCATGTTGGGAAAGTAG
- the LOC103851420 gene encoding CHD3-type chromatin-remodeling factor CHR7 isoform X1: MYTPSILCGSSDISPPTKSEKRRDGSDEDADFDLNKDPTPEQVEGLAEREAVTPLTEMEKILDCQMRPMASNDLNSSDNVVKQYLVKWKGLSYLHCSWYLPHDFMLCLNMLSIMFMVVLSCMPLVCLYHLFLSFLGFANHRVPAQEFQKAYKFNPRLVFRVIRFHSAMESMSKNGEDFVSIHPEWTTVDRVIDCRGEDGGKEYLVKFKELSYDECYWESESDISTFQNEIQRFKDINSGYRRDKYVGHERSHEDLKQFDHTPEFITGSLNPYQLSGLNFLRLTWSKRALAVLDDEMGIGKTIQSIAFLASLFEENLDPYLVVAPVSTLRNWEREFATWAPHMNVVMYCGNSQARTVIRDHEFYFPKGHNKMTGINGESKQERMKFDVILTSCEMINVDTEILKPIKWKCMIVDEGHRLKNKNSELFNSLKPYTSEHRVLVRKNLDDEAAVLEEAHAIENKSSTSNYLEDSLKDKYESQQVEELNVLGKRKRNHKQKFGEDALRYQEAEQTDGEAAGQGNQMAYWPYNRRNPEANSAHEEPKPIDGEAARQGNQMAKRHYSRRTRDTSEPIPLIEGEGRYLKVLGFNELQRKKFIRTLERYGVGNYDWKEFVDPLKPRTYDEIKNYGILFLKHIVEDKDVNSPTFSDGVPKEGLICHDLLAKIALMMLIQKKVKLMKNHPTIPVFSDGIIDRFPGLRFKRGIFSNDECDRILLRAVSKNGVGRWSVIVTDIEFGINQLVQIELNRPFTSFITANGNVKETQIIVTDHIKRRFLILKEAIINEFAEEYYYGQKPSSLMRAQQNGLLDEPKNLFSDKFRLLTERALHKFARKNISRSLRGYGKRRRRRRSNRSHYDGLI, encoded by the exons ATGTACACTCCTTCGATCTTATGTGGTTCCAGTGATATTTCTCCGCCAACAAAGTCTGAGAAACGCAG aGATGGTTCCGATGAGGACGCTGACTTTGATCTAAACAAGGATCCGACACCTGAACAGGTTGAAGGACTTGCCGAAAGAGAAGCG GTTACTCCTCTTACAGAGATGGAAAAGATTTTGGACTGCCAAATGCGTCCTATGGCATCTAACGATCTGAATTCATCAGATAATGTTGTGAAACAATATCTTGTGAAGTGGAAGGGGTTATCTTACCTACACTGCTCTTGGTATCTCCCGCATGATTTTATGCTATGTTTGAACATGCTTAGTATTATGTTCATGGTGGTTTTGTCGTGCATGCCTCTTGTCTGCTTATATCATCTTTTCCTCTCTTTTTTGGGGTTTGCCAACCACAGGGTGCCTGCGCAGGAGTTCCAGAAGGCCTATAAGTTCAACCCTCGTTTAGTATTCAGGGTGATCAGATTTCATTCTGCGATGGAGTCAATGAGTAAAAATGGAGAGGATTTTGTTTCCATTCATCCTGAGTGGACCACTGTTGACCGGGTTATAGATTGCCG CGGAGAAGATGGGGGCAAGGAGTATCTGGTGAAGTTCAAAGAACTTTCTTATGATGAGTGTTATTGGGAATCTGAATCAGACATATCAACCTTCCAAAACGAAATCCAGAGGTTCAAGGATATAAACTCTGGTTATCGCAGAGATAAATATGTAGGCCATGAGAGAAGTCATGAAGATCTCAAACAGTTTGATCATACTCCTGAGTTTATTACAG GCTCATTGAATCCGTATCAGCTTAGTGGGCTTAACTTTTTGCGGCTTACATGGTCAAAACGAGCTCTTGCAGTCCTTGATGATGAGATGGGGATAG GCAAAACAATTCAAAGCATTGCTTTTTTAGCTTCGCTTTTTGAGGAAAACTTGGATCCGTATTTGGTAGTTGCTCCCGTTTCCACTTTGAGAAACTGGGAGAGAGAATTCGCCACATGGGCACCACATATGAATGTG GTTATGTACTGTGGTAATTCTCAAGCTCGTACTGTTATTAGAGACCATGAGTTTTACTTCCCAAAAGGTCATAACAAGATGACTGGAATCAATGGAGAAAGCAAACAGGAGAGGATGAAGTTTGATGTCATTCTCACGTCTTGTGAGATGATCAACGTAGACACAGAAATCCTAAAACCAATCAAGTGGAAATGCATG ATTGTTGATGAAGGCCATcggttgaaaaataaaaattcagagTTGTTCAATTCGCTGAAGCCGTATACGAGTGAACATCGCGTTCTAGTTAG aaagaaCTTGGATGATGAGGCTGCTGTCTTAGAGGAAGCACACGCTATAGAAAACAAGTCTTCAACATCAAATTATTTGGAAGATTCGTTAAAAGACAAGTATGAAAGTCAGCAAGTTGAGGAGCTCAATGTTCTTGGAAAGAGGAAGAGAAACCACAAACAG AAGTTTGGCGAAGATGCGCTTCGTTATCAAGAAGCTGAACAAACTGATGGTGAAGCAGCTGGACAGGGAAACCAGATGGCTTATTGGCCATACAATAGAAGGAACCCCG AAGCGAACTCTGCTCATGAAGAACCCAAACCAATTGATGGTGAAGCAGCTAGACAAGGAAACCAAATGGCTAAAAGGCATTACAGTAGAAGGACTCGCG ATACCTCGGAGCCAATACCTTTGATAGAAGGAGAAGGGAGATATCTCAAGGTGTTAGGTTTTAACGAGCTGCAAAGAAAGAAATTTATAAGGACGTTAGAGAG GTACGGAGTTGGCAACTATGACTGGAAGGAGTTTGTTGATCCTTTAAAGCCGAGAACCTATGATGAAATTAAAAA TTATGGAATACTTTTCTTGAAGCACATCGTCGAAGACAAAGATGTTAATTCTCCAACCTTTTCAG ATGGAGTCCCCAAAGAAGGACTAATATGTCATGATTTACTTGCCAAAATTGCCCTTATGATGTTAATTCAAAAGAAG GTGAAACTTATGAAAAACCATCCAACAATCCCCGTTTTTTCTGACGGCATTATCGATAGGTTCCCTGGACTAAGATTCAAAAGAGGAATATTTTCGAACGATGAATGTGACAGGATCCTGTTGCGTGCTGTTTCTAA GAACGGGGTTGGAAGATGGTCTGTCATTGTTACTGACATAGAGTTTGGGATCAACCAGCTCGTGCAAATAGAATTGAACCGCCCTTTCACAAGTTTCATTACTGCTAACGGAAACGTAAAAGAAACGCAAATCATAGTTACTGATCATATAAAAAGACGGTTTCTGATTCTGAAGGAAGCGATAATAAACGAGTTTGCTGAAGAGTACTACTAT GGACAAAAGCCTTCATCTCTGATGCGTGCTCAACAAAATGGTCTACTGGATGAACCCAAGAATTTGTTTTCTGATAAGTTTCGACTATTAACTGAACGTGCTTTACATAAGTTTGCGAGGAAGAACATTTCCAGAAGCTTAAGGGGCTATGGaaaaagaagacgaagaagaagaagtaacaGAAGTCATTATGATGGACTGATTTGA
- the LOC103851420 gene encoding CHD3-type chromatin-remodeling factor CHR7 isoform X2 yields MYTPSILCGSSDISPPTKSEKRRDGSDEDADFDLNKDPTPEQVEGLAEREAVTPLTEMEKILDCQMRPMASNDLNSSDNVVKQYLVKWKGLSYLHCSWYLPHDFMLCLNMLSIMFMVVLSCMPLVCLYHLFLSFLGFANHRVPAQEFQKAYKFNPRLVFRVIRFHSAMESMSKNGEDFVSIHPEWTTVDRVIDCRGEDGGKEYLVKFKELSYDECYWESESDISTFQNEIQRFKDINSGYRRDKYVGHERSHEDLKQFDHTPEFITGSLNPYQLSGLNFLRLTWSKRALAVLDDEMGIGKTIQSIAFLASLFEENLDPYLVVAPVSTLRNWEREFATWAPHMNVVMYCGNSQARTVIRDHEFYFPKGHNKMTGINGESKQERMKFDVILTSCEMINVDTEILKPIKWKCMIVDEGHRLKNKNSELFNSLKPYTSEHRVLVRKNLDDEAAVLEEAHAIENKSSTSNYLEDSLKDKYESQQVEELNVLGKRKRNHKQFGEDALRYQEAEQTDGEAAGQGNQMAYWPYNRRNPEANSAHEEPKPIDGEAARQGNQMAKRHYSRRTRDTSEPIPLIEGEGRYLKVLGFNELQRKKFIRTLERYGVGNYDWKEFVDPLKPRTYDEIKNYGILFLKHIVEDKDVNSPTFSDGVPKEGLICHDLLAKIALMMLIQKKVKLMKNHPTIPVFSDGIIDRFPGLRFKRGIFSNDECDRILLRAVSKNGVGRWSVIVTDIEFGINQLVQIELNRPFTSFITANGNVKETQIIVTDHIKRRFLILKEAIINEFAEEYYYGQKPSSLMRAQQNGLLDEPKNLFSDKFRLLTERALHKFARKNISRSLRGYGKRRRRRRSNRSHYDGLI; encoded by the exons ATGTACACTCCTTCGATCTTATGTGGTTCCAGTGATATTTCTCCGCCAACAAAGTCTGAGAAACGCAG aGATGGTTCCGATGAGGACGCTGACTTTGATCTAAACAAGGATCCGACACCTGAACAGGTTGAAGGACTTGCCGAAAGAGAAGCG GTTACTCCTCTTACAGAGATGGAAAAGATTTTGGACTGCCAAATGCGTCCTATGGCATCTAACGATCTGAATTCATCAGATAATGTTGTGAAACAATATCTTGTGAAGTGGAAGGGGTTATCTTACCTACACTGCTCTTGGTATCTCCCGCATGATTTTATGCTATGTTTGAACATGCTTAGTATTATGTTCATGGTGGTTTTGTCGTGCATGCCTCTTGTCTGCTTATATCATCTTTTCCTCTCTTTTTTGGGGTTTGCCAACCACAGGGTGCCTGCGCAGGAGTTCCAGAAGGCCTATAAGTTCAACCCTCGTTTAGTATTCAGGGTGATCAGATTTCATTCTGCGATGGAGTCAATGAGTAAAAATGGAGAGGATTTTGTTTCCATTCATCCTGAGTGGACCACTGTTGACCGGGTTATAGATTGCCG CGGAGAAGATGGGGGCAAGGAGTATCTGGTGAAGTTCAAAGAACTTTCTTATGATGAGTGTTATTGGGAATCTGAATCAGACATATCAACCTTCCAAAACGAAATCCAGAGGTTCAAGGATATAAACTCTGGTTATCGCAGAGATAAATATGTAGGCCATGAGAGAAGTCATGAAGATCTCAAACAGTTTGATCATACTCCTGAGTTTATTACAG GCTCATTGAATCCGTATCAGCTTAGTGGGCTTAACTTTTTGCGGCTTACATGGTCAAAACGAGCTCTTGCAGTCCTTGATGATGAGATGGGGATAG GCAAAACAATTCAAAGCATTGCTTTTTTAGCTTCGCTTTTTGAGGAAAACTTGGATCCGTATTTGGTAGTTGCTCCCGTTTCCACTTTGAGAAACTGGGAGAGAGAATTCGCCACATGGGCACCACATATGAATGTG GTTATGTACTGTGGTAATTCTCAAGCTCGTACTGTTATTAGAGACCATGAGTTTTACTTCCCAAAAGGTCATAACAAGATGACTGGAATCAATGGAGAAAGCAAACAGGAGAGGATGAAGTTTGATGTCATTCTCACGTCTTGTGAGATGATCAACGTAGACACAGAAATCCTAAAACCAATCAAGTGGAAATGCATG ATTGTTGATGAAGGCCATcggttgaaaaataaaaattcagagTTGTTCAATTCGCTGAAGCCGTATACGAGTGAACATCGCGTTCTAGTTAG aaagaaCTTGGATGATGAGGCTGCTGTCTTAGAGGAAGCACACGCTATAGAAAACAAGTCTTCAACATCAAATTATTTGGAAGATTCGTTAAAAGACAAGTATGAAAGTCAGCAAGTTGAGGAGCTCAATGTTCTTGGAAAGAGGAAGAGAAACCACAAACAG TTTGGCGAAGATGCGCTTCGTTATCAAGAAGCTGAACAAACTGATGGTGAAGCAGCTGGACAGGGAAACCAGATGGCTTATTGGCCATACAATAGAAGGAACCCCG AAGCGAACTCTGCTCATGAAGAACCCAAACCAATTGATGGTGAAGCAGCTAGACAAGGAAACCAAATGGCTAAAAGGCATTACAGTAGAAGGACTCGCG ATACCTCGGAGCCAATACCTTTGATAGAAGGAGAAGGGAGATATCTCAAGGTGTTAGGTTTTAACGAGCTGCAAAGAAAGAAATTTATAAGGACGTTAGAGAG GTACGGAGTTGGCAACTATGACTGGAAGGAGTTTGTTGATCCTTTAAAGCCGAGAACCTATGATGAAATTAAAAA TTATGGAATACTTTTCTTGAAGCACATCGTCGAAGACAAAGATGTTAATTCTCCAACCTTTTCAG ATGGAGTCCCCAAAGAAGGACTAATATGTCATGATTTACTTGCCAAAATTGCCCTTATGATGTTAATTCAAAAGAAG GTGAAACTTATGAAAAACCATCCAACAATCCCCGTTTTTTCTGACGGCATTATCGATAGGTTCCCTGGACTAAGATTCAAAAGAGGAATATTTTCGAACGATGAATGTGACAGGATCCTGTTGCGTGCTGTTTCTAA GAACGGGGTTGGAAGATGGTCTGTCATTGTTACTGACATAGAGTTTGGGATCAACCAGCTCGTGCAAATAGAATTGAACCGCCCTTTCACAAGTTTCATTACTGCTAACGGAAACGTAAAAGAAACGCAAATCATAGTTACTGATCATATAAAAAGACGGTTTCTGATTCTGAAGGAAGCGATAATAAACGAGTTTGCTGAAGAGTACTACTAT GGACAAAAGCCTTCATCTCTGATGCGTGCTCAACAAAATGGTCTACTGGATGAACCCAAGAATTTGTTTTCTGATAAGTTTCGACTATTAACTGAACGTGCTTTACATAAGTTTGCGAGGAAGAACATTTCCAGAAGCTTAAGGGGCTATGGaaaaagaagacgaagaagaagaagtaacaGAAGTCATTATGATGGACTGATTTGA